A window from Calliopsis andreniformis isolate RMS-2024a chromosome 7, iyCalAndr_principal, whole genome shotgun sequence encodes these proteins:
- the Asciz gene encoding ASCIZ zinc finger protein, protein MEEIIPAESVSKSVKSICPTPEELSVITNNVKCDKCGLVFQNEPRFRMHDVKVHQRKNLDKAIRENAQYHCPEESCIYAPKGGRHFTSMKYLKQHYLKVHAKRTYACTRCEKSFSTEAAKEGHMRVCGTEFTCSCSKTYVSYEALLTHAKRSLHAINDKYKTSLRRTNSKTMRLVLPSSQTGINKLITILPTNENENKITNCNSNSTRKMTSDVGVQTDECKRSKRLSSPLKHVSNGHSGKRGVSKQTQTTISQKIRQNVISMETQTTEASQAFKSSLKVQKRKKNLISQSSDYTMLKEDVNLSNFTPSNLFPSSPLPLHHDVGLQDFWEEKSTSGTQTIPDMFEVLNDNVTQTEFETFYPLIQCVPKSSVALMTLPYAGETAATGEEYSFVPSSSISRSDPMLTDKTFDDKFSSIETQTEQAYSQSFFDSDSLTRSFVLSSNIETQTTNLDNMEQLLYSNTCTQTCNEILSSDLGLSNIQTQTAWTQLEDTTVSAETQTKSLMCESGCNISIGACRSWLNTQTSHTETQTDLLSFFESLQ, encoded by the exons ATGGAAGAAATAATACCGGCGGAGAGCGTCTCGAAGAGCGTGAAAAGTATCTGTCCAACGCCAGAGGAACTCAGCGTGATAACGAACAATGTTAAATGCGACAAATGTGGCCTCGTCTTCCAAAACGAGCCGCGATTCCGCATGCACGATGTCAAAGTCCATCAGCGAAAGAATTTGGATAAAGCGATAAGGGAAAATGCACAGTACCACTGCCCTGAGGAATCGTGCATTTATGCTCCGAAAGGAGGGAGGCATTTCACGAGCATGAAATATCTTAAGCAG CATTACCTTAAAGTGCACGCAAAAAGGACTTACGCATGTACCCGTTGCGAAAAAAGCTTCTCTACAGAAGCAGCTAAAGAAGGCCACATGAGAGTATGTGGAACTGAGTTCACATGCTCCTGTTCCAAAACTTATGTTTCTTATGAAGCACTACTCACACATGCCAAACGATCTTTACATGCTATAAATGATAAGTATAAAACTTCTTTAAG ACGTACAAATTCAAAAACAATGAGATTAGTTTTACCATCTAGTCAAACAGggataaataaattaattacaaTTCTACCTACAAATGAGAATGAGAATAAAATAACTAACTGTAATAGCAATTCAACACGGAAAATGACTTCAGATGTTGGTGTACAAACAGATGAATGCAAGAGGAGTAAGAGACTATCCAGTCCATTGAAACATGTTAGCAATGGTCACAGTGGAAAACGTGGAGTATCTAAGCAGACACAGACAACCATTTCTCAAAAAATTAGACAAAATGTGATATCAATGGAAACACAAACTACAGAAGCTTCACAAGCATTTAAGAGTTCGTTAAAGGTTCAGAAACGTAAAAAGAATTTAATATCACAAAGCTCTgattatacaatgttaaaggaGGATGTTAATCTCAGCAATTTTACACCTTCAAATTTATTTCCCAGTAGTCCATTACCACTTCATCATGATGTTGGACTACAAGATTTTTGGGAAGAAAAGAGTACTTCAGGTACTCAAACAATACCTGATATGTTTGAGGTTTTGAATGACAATGTTACTCAAACAGAATTTGAAACATTTTATCCGCTAATACAATGTGTTCCAAAGAGTTCTGTAGCTCTAATGACTTTACCTTACGCCGGAGAAACGGCGGCAACTGGCGAAGAATATTCTTTTGTGCCTTCTAGTAGCATATCGAGATCAGATCCCATGCTTACAGATAAAACTTTTGATGATAAATTTAGCAGCATAGAGACTCAAACAGAGCAAGCTTATTCACAATCATTTTTCGATTCAGACTCCTTAACTAGATCGTTTGTTTTGAGTTCTAACATTGAGACACAAACTACAAATCTTGATAATATGGAACAATTATTATATAGTAATACGTGCACGCAAACTTGTAATGAAATACTGTCATCTGACTTAGGATTATCTAATATACAGACACAAACGGCATGGACTCAACTTGAGGATACTACTGTGTCGGCAGAAACACAAACGAAGTCGTTAATGTGCGAGTCTGGATGCAACATTTCAATAGGCGCATGTCGTTCTtggttaaatactcaaactaGTCATACTGAAACGCAAACTGATTTACTTAGCTTTTTTGAAAGTCTACAATAA